A genomic stretch from Leptospira johnsonii includes:
- the queF gene encoding preQ(1) synthase, with translation MSHQQESIGISAYEGRQDHIPSLKLPEIESFANVYEGKDYTIDFTIPEFTAVCPKTGLPDFGVIEISYIPKAKCIELKSLKEYILAYRNLGIFHENVVNHILEDLIQSVDPKYIKVKGDYNLRGGIKTIVTREYTSK, from the coding sequence ATGAGCCATCAACAAGAGTCGATCGGAATTTCCGCTTATGAGGGAAGACAGGACCATATCCCCAGTCTGAAACTTCCCGAGATAGAATCTTTCGCCAATGTGTACGAAGGTAAAGATTACACAATCGATTTTACCATTCCAGAGTTCACGGCGGTTTGTCCTAAAACCGGACTGCCAGATTTTGGGGTGATAGAGATCAGCTATATACCAAAAGCAAAATGTATAGAGTTAAAGTCCCTAAAAGAATATATTCTCGCCTACCGGAATCTCGGAATCTTTCATGAGAATGTGGTAAATCATATTCTAGAAGATCTGATCCAATCAGTGGATCCGAAATACATCAAGGTCAAGGGTGATTATAACCTAAGAGGTGGGATCAAGACAATCGTCACTAGGGAGTATACAAGCAAATGA
- the lsa33 gene encoding surface adhesin Lsa33, producing MKRIAITFFLALSIVFVDCKKAKEDLQGGVITFTKGTVKIFDKAGKEKPVSVDTFLLPEDKIETGKESYADLQLTEGVLVRIKENTSLTLKKIFIDSANGETFADMGLTKGKIFTKVAGKLTKTSKFTVSTPTAVASVRGTEFIVEESGKGTSTRVSDGSVEVADADNPENQAVADAGEEVSTDGNTFKEEPLTEDEIQELKDDSATIQSITEEQRARIQEILKDFQENKARILQGLEEQKQRNRELIEGAKEENRKLLEEAKSAGKEEKEAIQKAGKEEKEKVKSSMDDAKKELENQRKSLKDQAAPK from the coding sequence ATGAAACGGATTGCCATAACCTTCTTTCTGGCCCTCAGCATTGTATTTGTAGATTGTAAGAAAGCCAAAGAAGATCTCCAAGGCGGAGTGATCACATTCACCAAAGGAACAGTAAAAATTTTCGATAAAGCCGGAAAAGAAAAACCAGTATCGGTGGATACTTTCCTTCTGCCGGAAGATAAGATAGAAACTGGAAAAGAATCTTATGCGGACCTTCAGTTGACTGAAGGAGTTCTTGTTAGGATCAAAGAAAACACAAGTCTTACTTTGAAGAAGATTTTTATAGATTCTGCAAACGGAGAAACCTTCGCGGATATGGGCCTGACCAAGGGAAAAATTTTCACCAAGGTTGCGGGTAAGCTTACCAAAACTTCCAAGTTCACCGTTTCTACTCCTACAGCCGTTGCTTCCGTTCGAGGAACCGAGTTCATCGTAGAAGAATCCGGCAAAGGAACAAGCACTAGAGTTTCCGACGGTTCCGTAGAAGTAGCAGATGCAGACAATCCTGAAAACCAAGCAGTTGCGGACGCAGGAGAAGAAGTAAGCACAGACGGAAATACATTCAAAGAAGAACCTTTAACCGAAGACGAGATCCAAGAGTTGAAAGATGATTCTGCTACCATCCAATCCATTACGGAAGAACAAAGAGCTCGTATCCAAGAGATCCTGAAAGATTTCCAAGAGAATAAAGCTCGTATCCTCCAAGGTTTGGAAGAGCAAAAACAAAGAAATAGAGAACTGATCGAAGGCGCAAAAGAAGAAAATCGTAAACTTCTAGAAGAAGCTAAGAGCGCCGGAAAAGAAGAAAAAGAAGCTATCCAAAAGGCAGGCAAAGAAGAGAAAGAAAAAGTAAAATCTTCTATGGACGATGCCAAGAAGGAATTGGAAAACCAGCGTAAGTCTTTAAAAGACCAGGCAGCTCCTAAATAA
- a CDS encoding FHA domain-containing protein has protein sequence MKIPLELQNLMIRSFFIYFLILAANVYPSFVGAESIHLEEYDISRYPKVELKLRASKGVSLDQEILTVSEQKENRSRRVGPLKIHRPEGTRPVHIYLITQMTNSFDHNVQATEILKTIVERADSADRFSFVFFTDDVFFSKDDLSKSDALKEAKVPGGKSNRNTSANLDYVFQKISPRLKETDYILTIFYDLDLIPSNEAQNGEYTPNIPIHVLSFPSNGGKFLAKRYGGTFYSLNSPDFRTQVFGDLDYFRKEPWSLVYESPFQDEWQFQGSGNLEVELETKNSRRLSFSYDLPFQTRLAVFLLHPSIFLPSFTFLLVLTLVALIVVLKKGKKQYPEGTVSAEERLHTIEFEQDAYRKMYGNQYQLVYSEEDRIETERAAPVALKEFDQGESYEKATLVFKEGRNPGKQYSLARAETNIGNSDLCDLVLYEQSVSKNHARIRKVRNRYILYDLVSESGTFLNGKKILRPRILYDFDEIGIGKALLVFRGK, from the coding sequence ATGAAAATCCCGCTTGAATTGCAAAATCTTATGATCCGGTCCTTCTTCATCTACTTTCTGATCTTAGCGGCTAACGTTTATCCGTCGTTTGTCGGTGCAGAAAGTATCCATTTGGAAGAATATGATATTTCCAGATATCCTAAAGTGGAATTAAAACTGAGAGCTAGTAAAGGTGTATCCTTAGATCAGGAGATTCTTACTGTTTCAGAACAAAAAGAAAATCGCTCTAGAAGAGTAGGTCCTCTCAAGATCCATAGACCGGAAGGCACAAGGCCAGTTCATATTTATCTGATCACCCAGATGACGAATTCATTCGATCATAATGTACAGGCCACAGAGATCTTAAAAACTATCGTAGAAAGAGCGGATTCTGCAGACAGGTTCAGTTTTGTATTTTTTACGGATGATGTATTCTTCTCCAAAGACGACCTGAGTAAATCAGATGCCTTAAAAGAAGCTAAGGTCCCAGGTGGGAAGTCCAACAGGAATACTTCTGCAAACCTGGACTATGTTTTCCAAAAGATCTCTCCTCGTTTGAAAGAGACTGATTATATTTTGACCATCTTTTACGACCTGGATCTCATCCCGTCCAACGAAGCTCAGAATGGGGAATACACTCCGAATATTCCAATTCATGTTCTTTCCTTTCCTTCCAATGGGGGAAAGTTTTTGGCAAAAAGATATGGTGGGACATTCTACTCTTTGAATAGTCCAGATTTCAGGACCCAAGTTTTTGGGGACCTAGATTATTTCAGAAAAGAACCTTGGTCCTTGGTATATGAGTCTCCTTTCCAAGACGAATGGCAGTTCCAAGGAAGTGGTAATTTAGAAGTGGAACTGGAAACTAAAAATTCCAGAAGACTCAGTTTTTCTTATGATCTTCCTTTTCAAACAAGACTTGCTGTATTCTTATTACATCCTTCTATCTTTCTTCCCAGCTTTACATTCTTATTGGTTCTTACTTTGGTGGCTCTCATCGTAGTTCTGAAAAAAGGGAAAAAGCAGTATCCAGAAGGAACTGTAAGCGCTGAAGAGAGACTTCATACAATCGAATTCGAACAAGATGCTTACCGAAAGATGTACGGCAACCAATACCAGCTTGTTTACTCCGAAGAAGATCGGATCGAGACAGAAAGGGCAGCCCCAGTCGCTCTAAAAGAATTCGATCAAGGTGAATCTTACGAAAAAGCCACCCTCGTTTTTAAAGAGGGGAGAAATCCAGGTAAACAATACTCACTTGCAAGAGCAGAGACAAATATTGGAAATTCGGATCTATGCGATCTAGTCTTATATGAACAATCTGTCAGTAAAAATCATGCAAGGATCAGAAAGGTACGTAACCGTTATATTTTATATGATCTGGTTTCCGAGTCAGGAACCTTCTTAAATGGTAAAAAAATTCTGAGACCTAGGATCTTATACGATTTTGATGAGATCGGAATCGGCAAAGCTCTGCTAGTTTTCCGAGGCAAATGA
- a CDS encoding O-antigen ligase family protein encodes MKPSFLSNISETSGKISLYSLLFFLLAFPLSVSASQILAGLSIFCFIFSPKENFQKIRTYLLPWAFILGAYALVFISSLAHWEEYSNFWKTFTRQSEAGDFWLSILFPIAAVHSSEEKNRRLIYKYLWISFLLILISGIASVFSEYRLGKFISNGFTPAPGDRRQHPAGPLFGLETYLPIGLMNTHLTYGGLISFYIPGLSLLLLRKIKEKEKDLKRTLGFGILLLLALWVFLLNQSKSAWLGVLAVTVYFILSKWKDFYGKLPRVTLARVSIVVILLIGLGGTVRFFYQKNWLLQRTLAQLREIQTPENQRYWIYKLSLPLLAKNPILGTGGGRFKETSSEVSKTFIQKNEQLWYELFITPNKHAHNDILEFAIVGGWLSGILWIGFFYLLFRKIASSSLDEGNFPLIGVGFIWVAGFFQCYLLDDEVALPFYVLAGLLWGREKETTSQFSKASVIFLSFTFLLNTSFWIWRLSIPAELAYGRQVFASSSQLARKIEGRILPFRNQTEEREKRILETISVSPSEGNSEFSVEGCLTHRYPNPAKLREEDYSFGIYISPEWKNPPTKIGVTVFSEESFDEDKLYWSHRKYDLGIHEMDLKPGWNSFVWKETLGLSKITIFPDIVFFRSFKIRFGGFDPERSMNLPVLDLGDLCDFRSE; translated from the coding sequence GTGAAACCTAGCTTCCTTTCTAATATTTCTGAGACCTCGGGGAAGATCTCCCTATATTCCTTATTATTCTTCTTACTAGCATTTCCACTTTCTGTTTCCGCTTCTCAAATCTTAGCAGGCCTGAGTATTTTCTGTTTTATCTTCTCACCTAAGGAGAATTTCCAAAAGATCAGAACCTACCTTCTCCCCTGGGCATTCATTTTAGGAGCCTATGCTCTTGTATTCATTTCCTCTTTGGCCCATTGGGAAGAATATTCCAATTTCTGGAAAACATTTACGAGACAATCCGAGGCTGGGGATTTCTGGCTTTCGATACTCTTTCCGATAGCGGCAGTACATTCTTCAGAGGAAAAGAATAGAAGGCTGATCTATAAATATCTATGGATCTCTTTTTTACTCATTTTGATTTCGGGGATTGCTTCGGTATTCAGCGAATATAGACTCGGAAAATTTATCTCGAACGGGTTTACTCCAGCTCCAGGAGATAGGAGGCAACATCCTGCCGGGCCACTTTTCGGTTTGGAGACTTATCTTCCGATCGGGTTAATGAATACTCATTTGACCTACGGCGGATTAATTTCTTTTTATATTCCGGGGCTTTCACTTCTACTTTTACGAAAGATAAAGGAAAAGGAAAAGGATCTAAAACGAACACTCGGATTCGGCATCCTTCTTTTATTAGCGCTTTGGGTATTTCTACTCAACCAAAGTAAGTCCGCATGGTTAGGAGTTCTTGCAGTAACAGTCTATTTCATTCTAAGCAAATGGAAAGACTTCTATGGTAAACTTCCAAGGGTTACATTGGCAAGAGTTTCGATCGTAGTCATACTCCTAATCGGGCTCGGTGGGACAGTTCGATTCTTCTACCAAAAGAACTGGTTATTACAAAGGACTCTTGCCCAACTCAGAGAGATCCAGACCCCGGAAAACCAAAGATATTGGATCTATAAACTTAGCCTTCCCTTACTGGCTAAAAATCCAATCCTGGGAACAGGAGGAGGAAGATTTAAGGAAACTAGTTCCGAAGTTTCTAAAACTTTCATCCAAAAGAACGAACAGCTTTGGTACGAATTGTTCATCACACCGAATAAACATGCTCATAATGATATTTTAGAATTTGCGATCGTGGGAGGATGGCTTTCCGGAATTTTATGGATCGGATTCTTCTATCTTTTGTTTAGAAAGATCGCGTCGTCTAGTTTGGACGAAGGGAATTTTCCATTGATAGGAGTTGGATTTATCTGGGTGGCAGGATTTTTCCAATGTTATCTTTTAGACGACGAGGTCGCACTTCCCTTCTATGTATTGGCGGGACTTTTATGGGGAAGAGAGAAGGAAACCACTTCTCAATTTTCCAAAGCTTCGGTAATCTTCTTAAGTTTTACGTTTCTTTTAAACACTTCCTTTTGGATCTGGAGACTTTCTATCCCGGCTGAACTTGCATATGGAAGACAGGTTTTTGCTTCTTCTTCCCAGCTTGCTAGAAAGATAGAAGGAAGGATCCTTCCTTTTAGAAACCAAACAGAGGAAAGAGAAAAAAGAATTTTAGAAACTATATCGGTCTCCCCTTCAGAAGGAAATTCAGAGTTCTCTGTAGAAGGTTGTCTCACTCATAGATATCCGAATCCTGCAAAACTAAGAGAGGAGGATTATTCTTTCGGGATCTACATTTCTCCTGAATGGAAAAATCCACCTACTAAGATCGGAGTTACTGTATTTTCAGAAGAATCTTTTGATGAGGACAAACTTTACTGGTCTCATCGAAAGTACGATTTAGGAATTCATGAGATGGATCTAAAACCTGGTTGGAATTCCTTTGTTTGGAAAGAGACTTTGGGGCTTTCTAAAATTACGATCTTTCCAGATATCGTATTTTTTAGGAGTTTTAAGATCCGTTTTGGAGGTTTTGATCCGGAAAGATCGATGAATCTCCCTGTCTTAGATCTAGGAGATCTCTGCGATTTTAGGTCAGAGTAA
- a CDS encoding ATP-binding cassette domain-containing protein, with the protein MESPHLTEPILSIQDLNVKIGSSHILKNFDFQISKKEIHALVGESGSGKSTFASTVLGLLNEEASVTWKKFSIFDQNIPSGDFSLWKNWRGKRISLIPQSAAIGLHPFLSIGSQILEYFSLLQPEFANEATCIRLLKEFGLSDPGAAWKARPHQLSGGERQRILILLSVYSGAELILADEPTSALDPTTGKAILELLKTRVKDLGAGLLFISHDLSSARDLADTITVMKSGEKLETLKSQNGSWKPHLEYSRKLFTLDENPA; encoded by the coding sequence TTGGAGAGTCCACACCTAACCGAACCAATTCTTTCGATACAAGACCTGAATGTAAAAATCGGGTCTTCTCATATTCTTAAAAACTTCGATTTCCAAATTTCTAAAAAAGAAATACATGCTTTGGTAGGAGAATCCGGAAGCGGAAAATCCACATTTGCAAGTACTGTCCTCGGACTTCTAAATGAAGAAGCTTCCGTAACCTGGAAGAAATTTTCAATCTTCGACCAAAACATACCAAGTGGGGATTTTTCTCTTTGGAAAAATTGGCGAGGAAAACGTATCAGTTTAATCCCCCAATCTGCAGCGATCGGACTTCATCCATTCCTTAGCATAGGCTCCCAGATCCTGGAATATTTTTCGCTTCTCCAACCTGAGTTTGCAAACGAAGCAACTTGCATCCGGTTATTAAAAGAATTCGGACTTTCTGATCCGGGGGCTGCCTGGAAGGCGAGGCCTCACCAACTTTCCGGAGGAGAAAGACAGAGAATTTTGATACTACTTTCGGTGTATTCGGGAGCGGAACTTATCCTGGCGGACGAACCCACTTCCGCTTTGGATCCGACTACCGGAAAAGCGATCCTGGAACTTTTGAAAACCAGGGTGAAAGATCTGGGAGCAGGGCTTCTATTTATCAGCCATGATCTTAGTTCTGCCAGGGACCTGGCCGATACTATAACTGTGATGAAAAGTGGAGAAAAACTCGAGACCCTAAAAAGCCAAAACGGGTCTTGGAAACCACATTTGGAGTATTCCAGAAAACTGTTTACTTTGGATGAAAATCCCGCTTGA
- a CDS encoding LBBP_01157 family protein, translating into MAKGKQKSGFWNKLFFWRKKKTISTGSEKEVVRDSRGYTWELKDLREKADRFFVTRKKPSGTIFESPSLKLTKNNRNLFRLEGKEKSGREYSLVVSTGNYLTEQGDKISGVIFLGEAELNRLLSGDHKSLKSILSGINTPNWDEESWAVLQEEPDLKRSSDSWKEILSWDPIWKQQILIHLRPSTIAVLLVFLGKEFEDIFQANSSERVKQIVSKELYFLNVSGNRNSPHSENLTLYEFDSAKKEFESVLSKIRSKKDK; encoded by the coding sequence ATGGCCAAGGGCAAACAAAAATCCGGGTTTTGGAATAAGCTCTTTTTCTGGAGAAAGAAAAAGACGATCTCTACAGGATCTGAAAAAGAAGTAGTTAGAGATAGCAGAGGATATACCTGGGAATTAAAAGATCTGAGAGAAAAAGCGGATCGTTTTTTTGTGACCCGTAAAAAACCTTCCGGTACTATTTTCGAAAGTCCTTCTCTAAAGCTGACTAAAAACAACCGCAATCTATTTCGTTTAGAAGGTAAGGAAAAATCAGGAAGGGAATATTCTTTAGTTGTCTCCACCGGGAACTATCTAACCGAACAAGGTGACAAGATCAGCGGAGTGATTTTCTTAGGAGAAGCAGAACTAAACCGATTATTGAGTGGGGACCATAAGAGTCTAAAAAGTATCTTATCCGGGATCAATACTCCGAATTGGGACGAGGAATCTTGGGCAGTACTGCAGGAAGAGCCTGACCTAAAACGTTCTTCTGATTCTTGGAAAGAAATTTTAAGTTGGGATCCGATTTGGAAACAACAGATATTGATCCATCTCAGGCCCAGTACCATCGCTGTATTACTGGTATTTTTGGGAAAAGAATTCGAGGATATCTTCCAGGCAAATTCTTCTGAAAGAGTGAAACAGATCGTATCCAAAGAACTCTATTTTTTAAACGTAAGCGGGAACAGGAATTCTCCGCATTCCGAAAATTTGACACTCTACGAATTCGATTCCGCCAAAAAGGAATTCGAGTCAGTGCTCTCTAAAATTCGGTCTAAAAAGGATAAATGA
- a CDS encoding ferredoxin produces the protein MTKIAYVDKDNCTSCNQCADNLPKYFQMDDNDTSETHIGGENVNQAQIPEEDWKTVQKEMDECPGECIHWRK, from the coding sequence ATGACCAAAATAGCCTACGTAGATAAGGACAACTGTACTTCTTGCAACCAGTGTGCAGACAATCTACCTAAGTACTTTCAAATGGACGATAACGATACTTCCGAAACTCATATCGGAGGAGAGAATGTAAACCAAGCTCAAATCCCTGAAGAAGATTGGAAAACAGTTCAGAAAGAGATGGATGAATGTCCCGGTGAATGTATTCACTGGAGAAAGTAA
- the gmhA gene encoding D-sedoheptulose 7-phosphate isomerase → MNLKEIASKQIEDSIETKKAVLDTLLPEIEEAGRIASEVLKKGNTILFCGNGGSSCDASHIAAELVVRYKSGNERRALPAISLSADSAVLTACSNDYGYEFVFSRQVEAFGKPGDLLVGLSTSGNSKNVIAALEAAKKAGMKTISFLGGDGGKMKGMADLDLIIPRKETARIQESHILIGHILCSIVEYELFQLG, encoded by the coding sequence ATGAACTTAAAAGAGATCGCATCCAAACAGATAGAGGACTCTATAGAAACCAAAAAAGCGGTATTGGATACACTTCTTCCGGAGATTGAAGAAGCAGGAAGAATCGCTTCTGAAGTATTAAAAAAAGGGAATACGATCCTTTTTTGCGGGAATGGCGGTTCTTCTTGTGATGCCTCTCATATTGCCGCAGAACTTGTGGTCCGTTATAAATCAGGGAACGAAAGAAGGGCACTCCCTGCTATATCATTGTCCGCTGACTCAGCGGTTCTGACTGCCTGCTCCAATGATTACGGGTACGAATTCGTGTTTTCCCGCCAGGTAGAAGCATTTGGAAAGCCGGGAGATTTGCTTGTAGGACTTTCCACTAGTGGGAATTCCAAAAACGTGATCGCTGCCTTGGAAGCCGCCAAGAAAGCCGGCATGAAAACGATCTCTTTCTTAGGAGGAGACGGTGGAAAAATGAAAGGAATGGCGGACTTAGATCTGATCATTCCAAGGAAAGAAACCGCTCGTATCCAAGAATCTCATATTCTGATCGGTCATATTCTTTGTTCCATTGTGGAATACGAACTTTTTCAGTTGGGATAA
- a CDS encoding SemiSWEET transporter encodes MDPISLLGFMACTLTTLAFLPQLIKVILEKRTRDISRNMYLVLSVGVFFWLCYGVLKNDFPIILANSFTLLFTTTILWYKLRSKEEE; translated from the coding sequence ATGGACCCTATCTCCTTACTAGGATTTATGGCTTGTACTTTGACTACTCTGGCGTTTCTTCCTCAGCTCATCAAAGTGATCCTAGAAAAAAGGACCAGGGATATTTCCAGAAACATGTATCTGGTACTTTCCGTGGGAGTGTTTTTCTGGCTTTGTTACGGAGTTTTAAAGAATGATTTTCCGATCATTCTTGCCAACTCATTCACTTTACTTTTTACCACTACAATTCTCTGGTACAAACTACGTTCAAAAGAAGAAGAATAA
- the guaA gene encoding glutamine-hydrolyzing GMP synthase, protein MKHQNVIGIVDFGGQYAHLIASRIRRLGAYSEILGNDEPIETYSKLSGIILSGGPESVYEPDSPSLPVEVLKLGIPVLGICYGHQLMMKLLGGEVKKAGIAEYGRAALDFIDTSKTQLLQGFGGGEVVWMSHGDEVTRLPSGFTRTASSQDCEYAVVENPTQKWFGIQLHPEVTHTEKGSVLLENFVKISGAEGTWNLKQFLDLKEEELHSIVPPDKKIFLLVSGGVDSTVSYLLLSRALGKDRVKGVLIDTGFMRKNEVADLQSKLSPQGIQLHVHDSSELFYSSLKGKKDPEEKRKIVGNLFLQAQADCAKSLGLNADEWLLGQGTIYPDTIESGGTKHSHTIKTHHNRVEAIQKLMEEGKVVEPIKDLYKDEVRELGNYLGLPKEWTGRHPFPGPGLVVRMIAQEKPIEESVQKKLDELVEREASLQAKLLPVASVGVKGDQRSYAHCAAISGDKTWDELDKISTAITNQISSVNRVVLFLGKSQDFQNANFKFQEIDLDKKDSDILREADAAVEKVLQKRKIYDQIWQMPVVLLPLGSESGKRSIVLRPVDSQEAMTASFFRLKKDVLDELVSEVLKIPQIEYLFFDLTNKPPGTIEWE, encoded by the coding sequence ATGAAGCACCAAAATGTAATTGGGATCGTGGATTTTGGAGGGCAGTACGCCCATTTGATCGCGTCCAGAATTCGTCGTTTGGGGGCATATTCTGAAATTTTAGGCAACGATGAGCCTATCGAAACCTATTCCAAACTTTCAGGGATCATTCTTTCCGGAGGACCGGAAAGTGTATACGAACCGGATTCTCCTTCTTTACCTGTCGAAGTCTTAAAGCTCGGGATCCCTGTTTTAGGGATCTGCTACGGCCACCAACTCATGATGAAACTTTTAGGTGGTGAAGTTAAAAAAGCAGGCATTGCAGAATACGGTAGAGCCGCTTTAGATTTTATTGATACATCCAAAACCCAATTACTCCAAGGTTTCGGAGGTGGGGAAGTTGTATGGATGAGCCATGGGGACGAGGTGACTCGTTTGCCTTCCGGATTTACTCGCACAGCATCTAGCCAGGACTGTGAATATGCAGTGGTGGAAAATCCTACCCAAAAATGGTTCGGGATACAGCTCCATCCGGAAGTGACTCATACCGAAAAAGGATCTGTTCTTTTAGAAAACTTCGTAAAAATTTCAGGAGCAGAAGGCACCTGGAACCTAAAACAATTTTTAGATCTAAAAGAAGAAGAATTACATTCTATTGTTCCTCCAGACAAAAAGATCTTCTTACTCGTCTCAGGAGGAGTGGATTCTACTGTTTCCTACCTTCTTCTCTCCAGAGCTTTGGGAAAAGACAGAGTTAAGGGTGTTCTAATCGATACCGGATTTATGAGAAAGAACGAGGTCGCAGACTTGCAGTCCAAACTTTCTCCCCAAGGTATCCAATTGCATGTGCACGATTCTTCCGAACTTTTTTATTCCAGCTTAAAAGGGAAAAAAGATCCGGAAGAAAAGCGTAAAATTGTAGGAAATCTATTCTTACAAGCTCAGGCAGACTGCGCTAAAAGTTTAGGACTGAACGCAGATGAATGGTTACTCGGACAAGGAACCATCTATCCTGATACTATAGAAAGTGGTGGGACAAAACATTCTCATACTATCAAGACCCATCATAATCGAGTTGAAGCCATCCAAAAATTAATGGAAGAAGGAAAAGTTGTAGAACCCATCAAGGACCTATACAAGGACGAGGTTCGAGAACTTGGAAATTACCTAGGACTTCCCAAAGAATGGACAGGAAGACATCCTTTCCCTGGACCGGGACTTGTGGTGAGAATGATCGCCCAAGAAAAACCGATAGAGGAATCCGTCCAAAAAAAACTGGATGAGTTGGTAGAAAGGGAGGCTTCTCTCCAAGCTAAACTTCTTCCTGTAGCCTCCGTTGGGGTAAAAGGGGACCAAAGGTCTTATGCGCATTGTGCTGCGATCTCAGGAGACAAGACCTGGGACGAGTTGGATAAAATTTCCACAGCCATCACAAACCAAATTTCTTCCGTAAATCGAGTCGTTTTATTCTTAGGAAAGTCGCAGGATTTCCAAAACGCAAACTTCAAATTCCAAGAAATCGATTTGGACAAAAAAGATTCAGACATTTTGAGAGAAGCAGATGCAGCAGTGGAGAAGGTCCTACAAAAAAGAAAGATCTACGACCAGATCTGGCAGATGCCTGTGGTACTTCTTCCTTTGGGCTCCGAATCCGGAAAAAGAAGTATCGTTCTTAGACCGGTGGATTCTCAGGAAGCGATGACTGCGAGTTTCTTCCGATTGAAAAAAGATGTTCTGGACGAGTTGGTTTCCGAAGTCTTGAAAATTCCTCAAATAGAGTATCTGTTTTTCGATCTAACAAACAAACCTCCCGGCACTATAGAGTGGGAATAA
- a CDS encoding DUF4505 family protein, translating into MRIYFYRIDSNARLFHEDSELTDKKFLDFFFAHLEKNRTGKYPEYSYISPCGKEMNFVQTEHYPVLFKHRIEDKLYYGGEKGILFQPENLKFDTFGNLLHPFQKEIWGRISSEILLDPELEWRENSENWDLIWKGKEFRIPKFRSEL; encoded by the coding sequence TTGAGGATCTATTTCTATCGAATCGACTCGAACGCTAGACTTTTCCACGAGGACTCCGAGCTAACGGATAAAAAGTTTTTAGACTTCTTTTTCGCTCATCTAGAAAAAAATCGGACCGGCAAATATCCGGAATATTCCTATATCTCTCCTTGTGGAAAAGAAATGAATTTCGTTCAAACGGAACATTACCCGGTTCTATTTAAACACAGGATAGAAGATAAACTCTATTATGGAGGAGAAAAAGGGATCTTATTCCAACCGGAAAATTTAAAATTCGATACTTTTGGAAATCTGCTCCATCCTTTTCAAAAAGAGATCTGGGGAAGGATCTCTTCTGAAATCCTTTTGGATCCTGAGTTAGAATGGAGAGAAAATTCTGAAAATTGGGATCTGATCTGGAAAGGAAAAGAATTCCGTATCCCAAAATTCAGGTCAGAACTTTAA
- a CDS encoding glycosyltransferase family 2 protein, translating into MAESVKTKESSSPKKKKSKAKAPLSRNEVRERFLKKLSVAIITYNEEANIGDCIKSCRDIADEIVVLDSNSTDKTKEISESFPEVRFSSQNFKGHVEQKNDAISLCKNEWILSLDADERLSEELRDSLRAFLESPEDPSLNGLKVSRLTFHMGRFIRFSGWYPQTKYRIIRKSKSKWTGENPHDYLVVEGKGKKIKGDILHYSFADLAQQVDTINKFSSIVSWTRWKKNKKFSLARTITKPFGKFVEIYFFKLGFLDGFPGFTIAISSAYSTFLKEAKVYELGKKLIERPSNLRKDYGK; encoded by the coding sequence ATGGCAGAATCCGTTAAAACCAAGGAATCTTCTTCCCCTAAAAAAAAGAAATCTAAAGCTAAGGCACCTCTGAGCAGAAACGAGGTCCGGGAAAGGTTTTTAAAAAAACTTTCAGTAGCTATCATCACTTATAATGAAGAAGCAAATATCGGGGACTGTATCAAATCCTGCAGAGATATCGCAGACGAGATCGTTGTTTTAGATTCGAATAGTACGGATAAAACTAAGGAGATCAGCGAGTCCTTTCCCGAGGTGAGGTTCTCTTCCCAGAATTTTAAGGGGCATGTAGAACAGAAAAACGATGCGATCTCACTCTGTAAGAATGAATGGATCCTGTCTCTGGATGCAGACGAACGACTGAGTGAGGAGCTAAGAGATTCTCTCCGTGCGTTTTTAGAAAGTCCGGAAGATCCTTCCTTAAACGGACTCAAAGTTTCCAGGCTTACTTTTCATATGGGAAGGTTTATCCGTTTTTCAGGATGGTATCCTCAGACCAAGTATAGGATCATCCGAAAGTCCAAGTCCAAATGGACCGGGGAAAATCCTCACGACTATTTGGTGGTGGAAGGTAAGGGCAAAAAGATAAAAGGGGATATCCTACATTATAGTTTTGCAGATCTTGCCCAACAAGTCGATACGATCAATAAATTCTCATCTATCGTTTCTTGGACTCGTTGGAAGAAGAATAAAAAATTTTCCCTTGCACGTACAATCACCAAACCGTTCGGAAAATTTGTAGAGATCTACTTTTTCAAATTAGGATTTCTGGATGGGTTTCCTGGATTTACGATCGCGATCTCTTCCGCATATTCTACTTTTCTAAAAGAGGCAAAGGTCTATGAGTTGGGCAAAAAATTGATAGAACGACCTTCTAATCTTCGAAAAGATTACGGGAAATAA